A window of Xenopus laevis strain J_2021 chromosome 1L, Xenopus_laevis_v10.1, whole genome shotgun sequence genomic DNA:
CTGCTGATTTTAAGTTAGGTCAATGTTTGCAATGTACTATATGTAGCCATAAGGACTAATTTAACCTTCTGTTaatatgttacaggtatgggatccgttatccagaaagctctgatttgaAGAAAttgttgcaattacatttacaaaaagtcAAACTCAAGTCATTGCATATttctaattttaatataattttcattaggccaaatgttatttttgggtccATTGTTGCAGTTATTCCAATGGTCTCCTCCGTTATGGCAGGTCTACCACTAGAGGGTGATTTAATAAAGGCTGAAATCCCTATCAGTTCTTGcctaatgtttttttctcttgggAGACTTGGGAAAGGAATTCCTAGCAAAATGAGAAGGGACTTTCTAGGAAATGCATAAATAGTTATGATTTGTTAAACATTAAGCAGTAATTGATCCAGGGAATGTAGAAATGACGTAGACAGGCTTTAGAAATATTTACTGAGATGATCTAATTCAGGCAAACTGAATGACAGCCACTGATGGCCTTACTGGTGGGTATGTCTGTTGGCACCGGCTGTGGAACTAGGAGTTACAAGGCCTAACAACAAGTGCTCAGAATCCCCACCCTAATATGTATTCATTTGGCTtaatttgccattattttatacagattttatgCAGTTATTTTCAGAGATTATTAATCATTCAtaacatgtttttgcactttcagCACTTGTGGGTGCAGCCTGGTTCTTGTAAAGGCTGCCCTGGTCacaactgcctgcccagttttcccacCCACTGTCCCAAGCCCACTCATCCGTCCCAATGtcacccatcccctaacttgctagtctctatccagaaaaccccaggtccagcgcattctggatgacaggtcacatactgtacctgtacttggatcccaactaagatataattaatccttacttgaagcaaaaccagcctatttgggtttatttgaacattttttatgaTGTTACCTAAGGTAGTTTTCCAAACTGAAGTGTACCCTTGGGTCCAATTAGATGAAGGTACTACCCTAACAATACAACAGAGTCTTACCCCCACCATCACAGGGGAACTCTAGTTTTTcccaatgctaaacatgtaaACACCACTGTATAGTGAGTGTAACCTAAGGCTAAAGAACTACTGAGGGGGTCACTATAGAATTACATATACTACTACCCTGCAGCACCATATAAATACACAGCAAATGTTCATCCAACTAACCATTTTACCTGAAATATCTGGGAATTACTGTAGATATGAATAGCGTCTGTTTGGGTTTTCTGTATATATTACAAGCAAATATACAGACAGCTTTAGAAATCCATGGCCTTATAGGCTTTTGATTTTGATTATTCAGGTTTTGTTTTATCACTACATGTCATATACTTGACATTATTtgtgtgattattttttatcttacCTCCAATTGGTCTAACTTCAGGCTTTTTTGGTTCAGGCCTTCGCAAGTTTTTGGGTAATTTGCCATTCTCCAGATTCCATTTTTGTAAGCACTGTGGTTCATGGATACTGATAGATTTAGTGCCAAATTCCCGACCACATATGTAGCACACAACTGTTGGAGGCTGCTTTAAAACGTGTGGctgcatataaaaaaatgtttttacaaaatgttttgtcAACAAAAGGAAATAATAGACCCAACTCAACATTCTCAAAATAGGTTCTACCTATTTCTAGATGACCAGCCTCCTTTGTGCCAGTGCCAGAGCACTACAGTGTagctttaaggaacagtaacaacaaaacacTACACTGTTTTAAAGTCATTGCAATATTATGTGCTGTTGTCCTGTTCTGGTatacatgtttgcttcagaaagactgctatatattatataaacaagctgctgtgtagctatggggcagccattcaatgtaCAGgtttacatagcacataacagataagctctgtagaataccattgtataccATTGAGtgtatctgttatttgctatgtaacctgtgccttttcta
This region includes:
- the znf474.L gene encoding zinc finger protein 474, yielding MLSWVYYFLLLTKHFVKTFFYMQPHVLKQPPTVVCYICGREFGTKSISIHEPQCLQKWNLENGKLPKNLRRPEPKKPEVRPIGAKGSYDLVSLNEAAWQSAQSQLVACDICGRTFLPDRLLVHQRSCKPKKNK